Below is a window of Chloroflexota bacterium DNA.
CACCGAACGCGAGGGGTGGGCACCTACATGCGCGGCCTCCTCCAGGGGCTGCAGGCGCTGAATCCCCCCCATGAGTGGATCCTGATCGCGCACACGCCCTCCGTGCAGATCGCACGGCCAATGGGGGCCAGGATTATCCCACTCCCTCGCCCACGCCTGGGACGCCTCACCGCGCTGGTCACACATCAGATCCTGATGCCCATCGTCCTCTCCCGCCTGGACGCCGACCTGGTTCACTTCCCCGGGATCTCCGCCCACCTCAGCGTGACCGGCGTGCCCTGGCGGGTGCCGCTTCCCTTCGTCGTCACCGTCCACGACTTCACGCCGCTGCACATGCCCGAGCTACTGCACGGCAGGCGGGTGAACCACTGGTGGTATGCTCGACAGCGGCGCTGGGCTCGACGAGCCGAGCGGCTCATCTGCGTAAGCCGGGCCACCCGAGACGACGCGGTGCGCTTCCTGGACGTGCCCGCCACACGCTGTACCGTGATTTACGAGGGCGTGGACACGCGCCGCTTCCACCCGGCCGACGCCCCTCGCCCCGATCCCCCCTTCATCCTGTTCGTCGGGGGCGACTTCCCCAACAAGAACCGGGACGCGGCCCTCCAGGCCTTCGCGCGGCTTACCCGGGAGACCGATCTGCCCCACCGGCTGGTGCTGGTGGGGCCAAATCGACGCGACGACGCGGAGCTGGCCGCCCGGTATCCGGGCCTCGACCTGGCCCGGGTGACGCGCGTGCCGCACCTGGCTCCCCAGGAGCTGGCCGCTCGCTACCGGCAGGCCGATCTCTTCCTCTTCCCATCCCGACACGAGGGGTTCGGGCTGCCGGTGCTGGAGGCGATGGCCTCCGGGACGCCGGTGATCACCTCCACGGCCGCCAGCCTGCCGGAGATCGCCGGGGACGCCGCCATCCTCGTCGAGCCTGACGACGTCGAGGGGCTGTACGAGGCCATGCGGCGCGTGCTGACCGATCCGGAGCTGAAGCGACGCCTGCGGGAGGCCGGGCTGGAGCGAGCGAAGCGGTTCACCTGGACCGAGGCCGCGCGCCAAACCGTCCAGGTGT
It encodes the following:
- a CDS encoding glycosyltransferase family 4 protein translates to MRIVLDITPLDTGHRTRGVGTYMRGLLQGLQALNPPHEWILIAHTPSVQIARPMGARIIPLPRPRLGRLTALVTHQILMPIVLSRLDADLVHFPGISAHLSVTGVPWRVPLPFVVTVHDFTPLHMPELLHGRRVNHWWYARQRRWARRAERLICVSRATRDDAVRFLDVPATRCTVIYEGVDTRRFHPADAPRPDPPFILFVGGDFPNKNRDAALQAFARLTRETDLPHRLVLVGPNRRDDAELAARYPGLDLARVTRVPHLAPQELAARYRQADLFLFPSRHEGFGLPVLEAMASGTPVITSTAASLPEIAGDAAILVEPDDVEGLYEAMRRVLTDPELKRRLREAGLERAKRFTWTEAARQTVQVYEAIGRDAR